A single window of Sparus aurata chromosome 12, fSpaAur1.1, whole genome shotgun sequence DNA harbors:
- the znf618 gene encoding zinc finger protein 618 isoform X6, with product MSAQEAPNPGKEQADGGNAATDGPSPSAAPKSKSSTPPPVTIKKEPGTSETSNGKVGDANPAEICVVIGGNEGGATGAGSRRSQSEGMFALGTPPPTKSTDSCIGSYVCGVCGKKYKYYNCFQTHVRAHRESESMVGDGLPPTPNTLSLLFCSRLPIGSFRYSCDICGKKYKYYSCFQEHRDLHAVDDPYEQVVLPVDGLKEEEPVEPYQKIGPREKALAHLRRDRGFNRRQRVSLQTQLAVFAETGSYVCEFCGKQYKYFNPYQEHVALHTPMASFDLKASRVQECGSMDMTKYGHSTTGKIKRTASPLVATSFSTTQKPYTCGACGIQFQFYNNLLEHMQSHAADNENHTKGDSPKTSSASGPQEQLWRGSQAQAQAQAQVQVQAQAQAQAQAQALSSVKLQIQPQNISQRNHTLSQSNGLPEKERQQVAERLLRVMCSDLSMLNVLNSKDFLKLAQTLVDTGARHGAYSTRDAFGNMSALAMRQLPRMYNQVKVKVTCALGSNASLGIAVTCHSQTAGPDACYVLTAYQVEGSRLKRYVLGVREVELREGPEQIHHWVQNVLSEFVMSDIRTVYVSEPRVWAAGFSGSPLGGGGGRGRICLRCAGCSLGAVVQAVLGKRSLQARGLHELAELLSTCREIASSSTLALREDQCTNTSASTTEEGTQGSAAQCPTPPCWDRMAESLLQVHAHFEQICEAYGRSKSTAPVLQGLNKHLLGTLACLLAPLRLAALELSSQRRPTLQQVLPVYLRLEKFFTSKAGEAGTGTASKLCHYFLEALKENFKVERAHQVAMVLDPQLKLRSVPAYQHEDIISRACEMAADSRDGGMTGGGVSGGDDRDTDGPPTPKISRIEGGGNNGGTSRGTSSVSGNDDSQSQVRQEIFQYLAEPLLQGTPDLFQYWSSAVSDKFPKLARLALWLLAVPAVGIRSECVTVCEQSLAMKRKQQVTAEEMNKLIFLRANMG from the exons ATGAGTGCACAAGAGGCACCCAATCCTGGGAAGGAGCAGGCGGACGGTGGGAATGCAGCCACAGATGGCCCCTCACCATCCGCAGCCCCAAAATCAAAGAGTTCCACTCCACCACCTGTCACAATAAAGAAAGAGCCAGGGACCTCGGAGACAAGTAATGGGAAAGTGGGTGATGCCAACCCTGctgagatctgtgttgtcattggAGGAAATGAAGGAGGAGCAACCGGTGCCGGATCCCGTAGATCTCAGTCCGAGGGTATGTTTGCCCTTGGTACTCCTCCTCCAACGAAGAGCACAGACTCATGCATAG GTTCCTATGTATGTGGTGTATGTGGGAAGAAGTACAAGTACTATAACTGCTTTCAGACGCACGTCAGGGCACACAGAG AATCAGAGAGCATGGTTGGAGACGGTCTACCCCCGACACCTAACA CCttgtctcttctcttctgtaGCCGCCTTCCCATAG GTAGCTTCCGTTACTCCTGTGACATCTGTGGCAAGAAGTATAAATACTACAGCTGCTTCCAGGAGCACCGTGACCTGCATGCAGTTGATG ATCCGTATGAACAGGTAGTGTTACCTGTGGATGGCCTTAAAGAGGAGGAGCCAGTTGAACCCTACCAGAAAATTGGACCAA GGGAAAAAGCACTCGCCCACCTCCGCAGAGACCGCGGGTTCAACCGACGGCAGCGGGTGTCCCTTCAAACACAATTGGCAGTGTTCGCAG AAACTGGGAGCTATGTTTGCGAGTTCTGTGGGAAGCAGTACAAGTATTTCAACCCCTACCAGGAGCATGTAGCTCTTCACACACCAATGG CCTCCTTTGATTTGAAGGCATCCCGGGTACAGGAATGTGGTAGCATGGATATGACCAAATATGGCCATAGCACAACCGGTAAGATAAAAA GAACTGCGAGCCCTCTGGTGGCCACCTCATTCTCTACAACCCAGA AACCCTACACTTGTGGTGCCTGTGGCATCCAGTTCCAGTTCTACAACAACCTGCTGGAGCACATGCAGTCCCACGCTG CGGACAACGAGAACCACACCAAAGGGGACTCTCCCAAAACCTCCTCAGCCTCCGGTCCTCAAGAGCAGCTTTGGAGAGGTTCTCAGGCTCAGGCTCAAGCTCAGgcccaggtccaggtccaggcccaggcccaggcccaggcccaggcccaggctctTTCCTCAGTTAAACTACAAATCCAGCCTCAAAATATCTCCCAGAGAAACCACACTCTCAGCC AGAGTAACGGACTACCTGAGAAGGAGCGACAGCAGGTGGCTGAGCGCCTCTTACGGGTTATGTGTTCAGATCTGAGCATGCTAAATGTGCTGAACAGCAAGGACTTCCTGAAGTTGGCACAGACCCTAGTGGATACCGGTGCTCGTCACGGTGCCTACTCCACCCGCGATGCTTTTGGCAACATGAGTGCCTTGGCAATGCGCCAGCTGCCCCGCATGTACAaccaagtcaaagtcaaagtcacgTGCGCGCTGGGCTCCAATGCTTCACTTGGCATCGCTGTCACCTGCCACTCCCAGACAGCAGGCCCAGATGCTTGCTATGTTCTAACAGCCTACCAGGTGGAGGGCTCAAGACTGAAGCGCTACGTGCTTGGTGTGAGGGAGGTGGAGCTGAGGGAAGGGCCTGAGCAGATTCACCACTGGGTGCAGAATGTGCTGTCTGAGTTTGTGATGTCAGACATCCGCACCGTGTATGTCTCGGAGCCCAGAGTTTGGGCAGCAGGATTTTCAGGATCGCCACTCGGTGGTGGTGGCGGCCGGGGCAGGATATGCTTGCGATGCGCAGGGTGCTCACTCGGTGCAGTTGTCCAGGCAGTTCTTGGGAAGCGCAGCCTCCAAGCTCGAGGTCTTCACGAGTTGGCCGAGCTTCTCTCAACGTGCAGGGAAATAGCATCCTCCTCCACGCTGGCACTTCGTGAGGACCAGTGCACCAACACGTCCGCAAGCACAACCGAAGAAGGTACACAGGGCAGCGCTGCACAATGCCCCACCCCTCCATGCTGGGATCGTATGGCTGAATCTCTTCTGCAGGTCCATGCCCACTTTGAACAGATTTGTGAGGCGTATGGACGCAGCAAGTCCACGGCTCCTGTCCTTCAGGGCCTCAACAAGCATCTGCTGGGGACGCTGGCTTGTCTGCTGGCACCTCTACGCCTGGCAGCGCTGGAGCTGAGCAGCCAGAGGAGACCAACCTTACAGCAGGTGCTGCCTGTCTACCTGCGCTTAGAGAAGTTCTTCACGTCCAAAGCTGGAGAGGCTGGAACTGGCACGGCTAGCAAACTCTGCCACTACTTCCTAGAAGCACTCAAGGAGAACTTCAAG GTTGAGCGAGCCCACCAGGTAGCCATGGTCCTGGACCCACAGCTCAAGCTGCGTTCAGTGCCAGCCTACCAGCATGAAGACATAATCTCTCGTGCATGCGAAATGGCCGCTGACTCCAGGGATGGAGGTATGACTGGTGGCGGAGTTTCAGGTGGCGACGACCGGGACACCGACGGCCCACCAACCCCTAAAATAAGCCGCATAGAGGGAGGGGGAAACAACGGCGGCACCTCAAGGGGGACCAGCTCGGTGTCAGGTAATGACGACAGTCAGAGCCAAGTCAGACAAGAGATTTTTCAATACTTGGCTGAGCCTCTTCTCCAAGGCACACCTGACCTCTTCCAGTACTGGAGCTCAGCAGTGAGCGATAAGTTTCCCAAGCTCGCTCGTCTGGCACTGTGGCTCCTCGCTGTGCCCGCTGTGGGCATACGCAGcgagtgtgtgactgtgtgcgaGCAGAGCCTGGCCATGAAGAGGAAGCAGCAGGTCACCGCTGAGGAGATGAACAAACTAATTTTCCTTCGCGCCAACATGGGCTAG
- the znf618 gene encoding zinc finger protein 618 isoform X10: MSAQEAPNPGKEQADGGNAATDGPSPSAAPKSKSSTPPPVTIKKEPGTSETSNGKVGDANPAEICVVIGGNEGGATGAGSRRSQSEGMFALGTPPPTKSTDSCIGSYVCGVCGKKYKYYNCFQTHVRAHRESESMVGDGLPPTPNSSFRYSCDICGKKYKYYSCFQEHRDLHAVDDPYEQVVLPVDGLKEEEPVEPYQKIGPKTGSYVCEFCGKQYKYFNPYQEHVALHTPMASFDLKASRVQECGSMDMTKYGHSTTGKIKNSPFRRKLESAIQSSLVDTNSSQNSSGTASPLVATSFSTTQKPYTCGACGIQFQFYNNLLEHMQSHAADNENHTKGDSPKTSSASGPQEQLWRGSQAQAQAQAQVQVQAQAQAQAQAQALSSVKLQIQPQNISQRNHTLSQSNGLPEKERQQVAERLLRVMCSDLSMLNVLNSKDFLKLAQTLVDTGARHGAYSTRDAFGNMSALAMRQLPRMYNQVKVKVTCALGSNASLGIAVTCHSQTAGPDACYVLTAYQVEGSRLKRYVLGVREVELREGPEQIHHWVQNVLSEFVMSDIRTVYVSEPRVWAAGFSGSPLGGGGGRGRICLRCAGCSLGAVVQAVLGKRSLQARGLHELAELLSTCREIASSSTLALREDQCTNTSASTTEEGTQGSAAQCPTPPCWDRMAESLLQVHAHFEQICEAYGRSKSTAPVLQGLNKHLLGTLACLLAPLRLAALELSSQRRPTLQQVLPVYLRLEKFFTSKAGEAGTGTASKLCHYFLEALKENFKVERAHQVAMVLDPQLKLRSVPAYQHEDIISRACEMAADSRDGGMTGGGVSGGDDRDTDGPPTPKISRIEGGGNNGGTSRGTSSVSGNDDSQSQVRQEIFQYLAEPLLQGTPDLFQYWSSAVSDKFPKLARLALWLLAVPAVGIRSECVTVCEQSLAMKRKQQVTAEEMNKLIFLRANMG; this comes from the exons ATGAGTGCACAAGAGGCACCCAATCCTGGGAAGGAGCAGGCGGACGGTGGGAATGCAGCCACAGATGGCCCCTCACCATCCGCAGCCCCAAAATCAAAGAGTTCCACTCCACCACCTGTCACAATAAAGAAAGAGCCAGGGACCTCGGAGACAAGTAATGGGAAAGTGGGTGATGCCAACCCTGctgagatctgtgttgtcattggAGGAAATGAAGGAGGAGCAACCGGTGCCGGATCCCGTAGATCTCAGTCCGAGGGTATGTTTGCCCTTGGTACTCCTCCTCCAACGAAGAGCACAGACTCATGCATAG GTTCCTATGTATGTGGTGTATGTGGGAAGAAGTACAAGTACTATAACTGCTTTCAGACGCACGTCAGGGCACACAGAG AATCAGAGAGCATGGTTGGAGACGGTCTACCCCCGACACCTAACA GTAGCTTCCGTTACTCCTGTGACATCTGTGGCAAGAAGTATAAATACTACAGCTGCTTCCAGGAGCACCGTGACCTGCATGCAGTTGATG ATCCGTATGAACAGGTAGTGTTACCTGTGGATGGCCTTAAAGAGGAGGAGCCAGTTGAACCCTACCAGAAAATTGGACCAA AAACTGGGAGCTATGTTTGCGAGTTCTGTGGGAAGCAGTACAAGTATTTCAACCCCTACCAGGAGCATGTAGCTCTTCACACACCAATGG CCTCCTTTGATTTGAAGGCATCCCGGGTACAGGAATGTGGTAGCATGGATATGACCAAATATGGCCATAGCACAACCGGTAAGATAAAAA ACAGTCCATTCAGGCGGAAACTGGAAAGTGCAATTCAGTCTAGTCTGGTTGACACAAACAGCTCGCAAAATTCAAGCG GAACTGCGAGCCCTCTGGTGGCCACCTCATTCTCTACAACCCAGA AACCCTACACTTGTGGTGCCTGTGGCATCCAGTTCCAGTTCTACAACAACCTGCTGGAGCACATGCAGTCCCACGCTG CGGACAACGAGAACCACACCAAAGGGGACTCTCCCAAAACCTCCTCAGCCTCCGGTCCTCAAGAGCAGCTTTGGAGAGGTTCTCAGGCTCAGGCTCAAGCTCAGgcccaggtccaggtccaggcccaggcccaggcccaggcccaggcccaggctctTTCCTCAGTTAAACTACAAATCCAGCCTCAAAATATCTCCCAGAGAAACCACACTCTCAGCC AGAGTAACGGACTACCTGAGAAGGAGCGACAGCAGGTGGCTGAGCGCCTCTTACGGGTTATGTGTTCAGATCTGAGCATGCTAAATGTGCTGAACAGCAAGGACTTCCTGAAGTTGGCACAGACCCTAGTGGATACCGGTGCTCGTCACGGTGCCTACTCCACCCGCGATGCTTTTGGCAACATGAGTGCCTTGGCAATGCGCCAGCTGCCCCGCATGTACAaccaagtcaaagtcaaagtcacgTGCGCGCTGGGCTCCAATGCTTCACTTGGCATCGCTGTCACCTGCCACTCCCAGACAGCAGGCCCAGATGCTTGCTATGTTCTAACAGCCTACCAGGTGGAGGGCTCAAGACTGAAGCGCTACGTGCTTGGTGTGAGGGAGGTGGAGCTGAGGGAAGGGCCTGAGCAGATTCACCACTGGGTGCAGAATGTGCTGTCTGAGTTTGTGATGTCAGACATCCGCACCGTGTATGTCTCGGAGCCCAGAGTTTGGGCAGCAGGATTTTCAGGATCGCCACTCGGTGGTGGTGGCGGCCGGGGCAGGATATGCTTGCGATGCGCAGGGTGCTCACTCGGTGCAGTTGTCCAGGCAGTTCTTGGGAAGCGCAGCCTCCAAGCTCGAGGTCTTCACGAGTTGGCCGAGCTTCTCTCAACGTGCAGGGAAATAGCATCCTCCTCCACGCTGGCACTTCGTGAGGACCAGTGCACCAACACGTCCGCAAGCACAACCGAAGAAGGTACACAGGGCAGCGCTGCACAATGCCCCACCCCTCCATGCTGGGATCGTATGGCTGAATCTCTTCTGCAGGTCCATGCCCACTTTGAACAGATTTGTGAGGCGTATGGACGCAGCAAGTCCACGGCTCCTGTCCTTCAGGGCCTCAACAAGCATCTGCTGGGGACGCTGGCTTGTCTGCTGGCACCTCTACGCCTGGCAGCGCTGGAGCTGAGCAGCCAGAGGAGACCAACCTTACAGCAGGTGCTGCCTGTCTACCTGCGCTTAGAGAAGTTCTTCACGTCCAAAGCTGGAGAGGCTGGAACTGGCACGGCTAGCAAACTCTGCCACTACTTCCTAGAAGCACTCAAGGAGAACTTCAAG GTTGAGCGAGCCCACCAGGTAGCCATGGTCCTGGACCCACAGCTCAAGCTGCGTTCAGTGCCAGCCTACCAGCATGAAGACATAATCTCTCGTGCATGCGAAATGGCCGCTGACTCCAGGGATGGAGGTATGACTGGTGGCGGAGTTTCAGGTGGCGACGACCGGGACACCGACGGCCCACCAACCCCTAAAATAAGCCGCATAGAGGGAGGGGGAAACAACGGCGGCACCTCAAGGGGGACCAGCTCGGTGTCAGGTAATGACGACAGTCAGAGCCAAGTCAGACAAGAGATTTTTCAATACTTGGCTGAGCCTCTTCTCCAAGGCACACCTGACCTCTTCCAGTACTGGAGCTCAGCAGTGAGCGATAAGTTTCCCAAGCTCGCTCGTCTGGCACTGTGGCTCCTCGCTGTGCCCGCTGTGGGCATACGCAGcgagtgtgtgactgtgtgcgaGCAGAGCCTGGCCATGAAGAGGAAGCAGCAGGTCACCGCTGAGGAGATGAACAAACTAATTTTCCTTCGCGCCAACATGGGCTAG
- the znf618 gene encoding zinc finger protein 618 isoform X7: MSAQEAPNPGKEQADGGNAATDGPSPSAAPKSKSSTPPPVTIKKEPGTSETSNGKVGDANPAEICVVIGGNEGGATGAGSRRSQSEGMFALGTPPPTKSTDSCIGSYVCGVCGKKYKYYNCFQTHVRAHRESESMVGDGLPPTPNTLSLLFCSRLPIGSFRYSCDICGKKYKYYSCFQEHRDLHAVDDPYEQVVLPVDGLKEEEPVEPYQKIGPREKALAHLRRDRGFNRRQRVSLQTQLAVFAETGSYVCEFCGKQYKYFNPYQEHVALHTPMASFDLKASRVQECGSMDMTKYGHSTTGKIKNSPFRRKLESAIQSSLVDTNSSQNSSGTASPLVATSFSTTQTDNENHTKGDSPKTSSASGPQEQLWRGSQAQAQAQAQVQVQAQAQAQAQAQALSSVKLQIQPQNISQRNHTLSQSNGLPEKERQQVAERLLRVMCSDLSMLNVLNSKDFLKLAQTLVDTGARHGAYSTRDAFGNMSALAMRQLPRMYNQVKVKVTCALGSNASLGIAVTCHSQTAGPDACYVLTAYQVEGSRLKRYVLGVREVELREGPEQIHHWVQNVLSEFVMSDIRTVYVSEPRVWAAGFSGSPLGGGGGRGRICLRCAGCSLGAVVQAVLGKRSLQARGLHELAELLSTCREIASSSTLALREDQCTNTSASTTEEGTQGSAAQCPTPPCWDRMAESLLQVHAHFEQICEAYGRSKSTAPVLQGLNKHLLGTLACLLAPLRLAALELSSQRRPTLQQVLPVYLRLEKFFTSKAGEAGTGTASKLCHYFLEALKENFKVERAHQVAMVLDPQLKLRSVPAYQHEDIISRACEMAADSRDGGMTGGGVSGGDDRDTDGPPTPKISRIEGGGNNGGTSRGTSSVSGNDDSQSQVRQEIFQYLAEPLLQGTPDLFQYWSSAVSDKFPKLARLALWLLAVPAVGIRSECVTVCEQSLAMKRKQQVTAEEMNKLIFLRANMG, translated from the exons ATGAGTGCACAAGAGGCACCCAATCCTGGGAAGGAGCAGGCGGACGGTGGGAATGCAGCCACAGATGGCCCCTCACCATCCGCAGCCCCAAAATCAAAGAGTTCCACTCCACCACCTGTCACAATAAAGAAAGAGCCAGGGACCTCGGAGACAAGTAATGGGAAAGTGGGTGATGCCAACCCTGctgagatctgtgttgtcattggAGGAAATGAAGGAGGAGCAACCGGTGCCGGATCCCGTAGATCTCAGTCCGAGGGTATGTTTGCCCTTGGTACTCCTCCTCCAACGAAGAGCACAGACTCATGCATAG GTTCCTATGTATGTGGTGTATGTGGGAAGAAGTACAAGTACTATAACTGCTTTCAGACGCACGTCAGGGCACACAGAG AATCAGAGAGCATGGTTGGAGACGGTCTACCCCCGACACCTAACA CCttgtctcttctcttctgtaGCCGCCTTCCCATAG GTAGCTTCCGTTACTCCTGTGACATCTGTGGCAAGAAGTATAAATACTACAGCTGCTTCCAGGAGCACCGTGACCTGCATGCAGTTGATG ATCCGTATGAACAGGTAGTGTTACCTGTGGATGGCCTTAAAGAGGAGGAGCCAGTTGAACCCTACCAGAAAATTGGACCAA GGGAAAAAGCACTCGCCCACCTCCGCAGAGACCGCGGGTTCAACCGACGGCAGCGGGTGTCCCTTCAAACACAATTGGCAGTGTTCGCAG AAACTGGGAGCTATGTTTGCGAGTTCTGTGGGAAGCAGTACAAGTATTTCAACCCCTACCAGGAGCATGTAGCTCTTCACACACCAATGG CCTCCTTTGATTTGAAGGCATCCCGGGTACAGGAATGTGGTAGCATGGATATGACCAAATATGGCCATAGCACAACCGGTAAGATAAAAA ACAGTCCATTCAGGCGGAAACTGGAAAGTGCAATTCAGTCTAGTCTGGTTGACACAAACAGCTCGCAAAATTCAAGCG GAACTGCGAGCCCTCTGGTGGCCACCTCATTCTCTACAACCCAGA CGGACAACGAGAACCACACCAAAGGGGACTCTCCCAAAACCTCCTCAGCCTCCGGTCCTCAAGAGCAGCTTTGGAGAGGTTCTCAGGCTCAGGCTCAAGCTCAGgcccaggtccaggtccaggcccaggcccaggcccaggcccaggcccaggctctTTCCTCAGTTAAACTACAAATCCAGCCTCAAAATATCTCCCAGAGAAACCACACTCTCAGCC AGAGTAACGGACTACCTGAGAAGGAGCGACAGCAGGTGGCTGAGCGCCTCTTACGGGTTATGTGTTCAGATCTGAGCATGCTAAATGTGCTGAACAGCAAGGACTTCCTGAAGTTGGCACAGACCCTAGTGGATACCGGTGCTCGTCACGGTGCCTACTCCACCCGCGATGCTTTTGGCAACATGAGTGCCTTGGCAATGCGCCAGCTGCCCCGCATGTACAaccaagtcaaagtcaaagtcacgTGCGCGCTGGGCTCCAATGCTTCACTTGGCATCGCTGTCACCTGCCACTCCCAGACAGCAGGCCCAGATGCTTGCTATGTTCTAACAGCCTACCAGGTGGAGGGCTCAAGACTGAAGCGCTACGTGCTTGGTGTGAGGGAGGTGGAGCTGAGGGAAGGGCCTGAGCAGATTCACCACTGGGTGCAGAATGTGCTGTCTGAGTTTGTGATGTCAGACATCCGCACCGTGTATGTCTCGGAGCCCAGAGTTTGGGCAGCAGGATTTTCAGGATCGCCACTCGGTGGTGGTGGCGGCCGGGGCAGGATATGCTTGCGATGCGCAGGGTGCTCACTCGGTGCAGTTGTCCAGGCAGTTCTTGGGAAGCGCAGCCTCCAAGCTCGAGGTCTTCACGAGTTGGCCGAGCTTCTCTCAACGTGCAGGGAAATAGCATCCTCCTCCACGCTGGCACTTCGTGAGGACCAGTGCACCAACACGTCCGCAAGCACAACCGAAGAAGGTACACAGGGCAGCGCTGCACAATGCCCCACCCCTCCATGCTGGGATCGTATGGCTGAATCTCTTCTGCAGGTCCATGCCCACTTTGAACAGATTTGTGAGGCGTATGGACGCAGCAAGTCCACGGCTCCTGTCCTTCAGGGCCTCAACAAGCATCTGCTGGGGACGCTGGCTTGTCTGCTGGCACCTCTACGCCTGGCAGCGCTGGAGCTGAGCAGCCAGAGGAGACCAACCTTACAGCAGGTGCTGCCTGTCTACCTGCGCTTAGAGAAGTTCTTCACGTCCAAAGCTGGAGAGGCTGGAACTGGCACGGCTAGCAAACTCTGCCACTACTTCCTAGAAGCACTCAAGGAGAACTTCAAG GTTGAGCGAGCCCACCAGGTAGCCATGGTCCTGGACCCACAGCTCAAGCTGCGTTCAGTGCCAGCCTACCAGCATGAAGACATAATCTCTCGTGCATGCGAAATGGCCGCTGACTCCAGGGATGGAGGTATGACTGGTGGCGGAGTTTCAGGTGGCGACGACCGGGACACCGACGGCCCACCAACCCCTAAAATAAGCCGCATAGAGGGAGGGGGAAACAACGGCGGCACCTCAAGGGGGACCAGCTCGGTGTCAGGTAATGACGACAGTCAGAGCCAAGTCAGACAAGAGATTTTTCAATACTTGGCTGAGCCTCTTCTCCAAGGCACACCTGACCTCTTCCAGTACTGGAGCTCAGCAGTGAGCGATAAGTTTCCCAAGCTCGCTCGTCTGGCACTGTGGCTCCTCGCTGTGCCCGCTGTGGGCATACGCAGcgagtgtgtgactgtgtgcgaGCAGAGCCTGGCCATGAAGAGGAAGCAGCAGGTCACCGCTGAGGAGATGAACAAACTAATTTTCCTTCGCGCCAACATGGGCTAG